Proteins encoded by one window of Mesorhizobium sp. INR15:
- a CDS encoding ribonuclease D yields the protein MADIRFHRNDLPDLKHYNVDAVAIDTETLGLNPHRDRLCVVQISPGDGSADVIQIDPGQKKAPNLVSLLKNRNVTKLFHYGRFDIAVLYNSFGAMAEPVFCTKIASRLTRTYTDRHGLKDICNELLGVGLSKAQQSSDWAAETLSPEQLEYAASDVLYLHRLREVLAGRLARENRTKEADACFRFLPTRAKLDLMGWGEEDIFAHS from the coding sequence ATGGCCGACATCCGTTTCCACAGGAATGACCTGCCCGACCTCAAGCACTACAATGTCGACGCGGTCGCCATCGACACCGAGACCCTTGGGCTCAATCCACACCGCGACCGGCTTTGCGTCGTGCAGATCTCGCCAGGTGACGGCAGCGCCGATGTCATCCAGATCGATCCGGGCCAGAAGAAGGCGCCCAACCTCGTCAGCCTGCTGAAGAACCGCAATGTCACCAAGCTCTTCCACTACGGCCGCTTCGACATCGCCGTGCTCTATAATTCCTTCGGGGCAATGGCCGAGCCGGTGTTCTGCACCAAGATCGCCTCGCGGCTGACCCGCACCTATACAGATCGGCACGGGCTGAAGGACATCTGCAACGAGCTTCTCGGCGTTGGCCTGTCCAAGGCGCAGCAATCGTCGGACTGGGCTGCGGAGACATTGTCGCCCGAGCAGCTCGAATACGCCGCTTCGGACGTGCTCTACCTGCACCGATTGCGCGAGGTACTTGCCGGGCGGCTTGCGCGCGAGAACCGGACGAAGGAAGCCGATGCCTGCTTCCGCTTCCTTCCGACACGCGCCAAGCTTGACCTCATGGGCTGGGGTGAAGAGGATATCTTCGCCCATAGCTGA
- a CDS encoding caspase family protein: MSVRLMRALRWLAVAGALAATSSVRAEEAADFHLDLDTGGHSAQVTDLAFTPDGEDLVSASSDKTIRIWDWQSGVTLRTIRGYLGNGSDGKIFAVAVSPDGKTIAAGGYFGASLGDKPPYGDIRLFDFATGKIKAVLKAADYATYDLAFSPDGKTLAAGGADGVIYLWKSDDKSAAGWTLDKKLDADSWHIDKLAFAASGTRLAATTTDNGIRLWDITKGKEIALPAEAEPLRDVSVMALAVSQDGSLFATGSKDGQVQLWRAADGTLVRAMPSQDFLIGSLTFAKGARLIASCGYRCADKHRSVIWNSDTGAPVLDYAGHDGTVYASTANADGSLVATAGGTRNAIQVWDPATGERKALLQGKGEPVTAVGLDAAKGIIAWGNTNPCPERVSCPEVQGGLAKTLALPSVDRFFDNPQAVAEPDTFSRAKLADGQWSLRTAAGGKDALENAVLEIANGGKVVRGIENDATNGFVHSAYTLIDNGLGLITGGNDGTLLEYRTATAKVSGEFTGHTGEINAMVASEKTGLLVTGSADQTLRLWNLKTHELIVSMFFAGSEWIAWMPQGYYYSSDEGDKLIGWQVNQGRDHEGRFIRAGQLKKYLWSPEMVRRAIILRSAKQAVKEMRPGVDNELQKLLQRKPPEFNLRLAADQSNVREGYVAVEITGAKEAGTDVAGFSILSNSRNVGDVTTRSVDGGGSTIVEVPVENGQNTIRITGINEYGYLTERSVEALAKKTEKAENKGKLYVAVIGVDKYPFLTDACSGHACDLRYPVDDATEFLKVISEKSAPLFSSMESLVLVNREALDEAPDKAKQTYTIASADGIMEPDSHTIDGQLADFLDKPGEHDTTIIFVAGHGINIDEDYYFIPTDGRKQDAERWKRSSLVDWSDIQKSVERAKGMRFMLLDTCHAANAFNPRLEKDAQDARIVVFSATAANNTAAELPELGHGVFTYSILEGLRGQAKTSDGGVTLFGLADYISREVVRLTAARQKPFYYVGGVENIVLAEP, encoded by the coding sequence ATGAGCGTCCGCCTTATGCGTGCCTTGCGCTGGCTTGCCGTCGCCGGCGCCTTGGCAGCCACCTCATCCGTGCGCGCAGAAGAGGCGGCGGACTTCCATCTCGATCTCGACACCGGCGGCCACAGCGCACAGGTCACCGATCTCGCCTTCACGCCGGACGGCGAAGACCTCGTCTCCGCCTCCAGCGACAAGACGATCCGCATCTGGGACTGGCAAAGCGGCGTGACGCTGCGCACCATTCGCGGCTATCTTGGCAATGGCAGCGACGGCAAGATCTTCGCGGTCGCGGTCTCACCGGATGGCAAGACGATTGCTGCCGGCGGCTATTTCGGCGCCAGTCTCGGCGACAAGCCGCCTTACGGCGACATCAGGCTGTTCGATTTCGCCACCGGCAAGATCAAGGCAGTGCTCAAAGCCGCCGACTATGCGACCTATGACCTTGCCTTCTCGCCCGATGGCAAGACGCTTGCCGCGGGCGGTGCCGACGGTGTCATCTATCTCTGGAAATCCGACGACAAATCCGCTGCCGGCTGGACACTGGACAAGAAGCTCGACGCCGATTCCTGGCACATCGACAAGCTTGCCTTCGCCGCTTCGGGAACACGGCTGGCGGCGACGACCACCGACAACGGCATCCGGCTCTGGGACATCACGAAGGGCAAGGAGATCGCCTTGCCCGCGGAAGCCGAGCCGCTGCGCGACGTCAGCGTCATGGCGCTCGCCGTGTCCCAGGACGGCAGCCTGTTTGCGACCGGCAGCAAGGATGGCCAGGTCCAGCTCTGGCGTGCGGCGGACGGCACACTTGTACGCGCCATGCCAAGCCAGGACTTCCTCATCGGCTCGCTGACCTTCGCCAAGGGCGCACGGCTGATTGCATCCTGCGGCTATCGCTGCGCCGACAAGCATCGCTCGGTCATCTGGAACTCGGACACAGGCGCGCCAGTGCTCGACTATGCAGGGCATGACGGCACTGTCTATGCCAGCACCGCCAATGCCGATGGCTCACTGGTGGCGACCGCCGGCGGCACCCGCAATGCCATCCAGGTCTGGGATCCTGCGACGGGCGAACGCAAGGCCCTGCTACAAGGGAAAGGCGAGCCGGTAACCGCCGTTGGGCTCGACGCCGCCAAGGGCATCATCGCATGGGGCAATACCAACCCCTGCCCCGAGCGCGTATCTTGTCCGGAAGTGCAAGGCGGTCTGGCCAAGACACTGGCTTTGCCCAGCGTGGATCGCTTCTTCGACAACCCGCAAGCCGTGGCAGAGCCTGATACCTTCAGCCGCGCCAAGCTTGCCGACGGCCAGTGGTCGCTGCGCACAGCAGCCGGCGGCAAGGACGCGCTGGAAAATGCCGTGCTGGAGATCGCCAACGGCGGCAAGGTGGTGCGTGGTATCGAAAACGACGCCACCAACGGTTTTGTCCATTCCGCCTACACGCTGATCGACAATGGCCTTGGCCTGATCACCGGGGGTAATGACGGGACCCTGCTCGAATACAGGACAGCGACGGCGAAAGTGTCGGGCGAATTCACCGGCCACACCGGCGAGATCAACGCCATGGTTGCCTCGGAGAAGACCGGCCTGCTGGTCACCGGCAGCGCCGACCAGACATTGCGGCTGTGGAACCTGAAGACGCACGAACTGATCGTGTCGATGTTCTTTGCCGGCTCTGAATGGATCGCCTGGATGCCGCAGGGCTACTACTATTCGTCCGACGAAGGCGACAAGCTGATCGGCTGGCAGGTCAACCAGGGCCGCGACCATGAAGGCCGCTTCATCCGCGCCGGCCAGTTGAAGAAGTATCTCTGGAGCCCGGAAATGGTGCGCCGCGCCATCATCCTGCGCAGCGCCAAGCAGGCGGTCAAGGAAATGCGGCCGGGCGTCGACAACGAGTTGCAGAAACTTCTGCAGCGCAAGCCGCCGGAATTCAATCTCCGCCTCGCCGCCGATCAAAGCAATGTCCGCGAAGGCTACGTCGCGGTGGAGATCACCGGCGCCAAGGAAGCTGGCACCGACGTCGCCGGCTTCTCCATCCTGTCCAACAGCCGCAATGTCGGCGATGTCACCACGCGTTCGGTGGATGGCGGCGGCAGCACGATTGTCGAGGTGCCCGTCGAGAATGGCCAGAACACCATCCGCATCACCGGCATCAATGAATATGGCTACCTGACCGAGCGCAGCGTGGAAGCGCTGGCGAAAAAGACCGAGAAGGCCGAAAACAAGGGCAAGCTCTATGTCGCGGTCATCGGCGTCGACAAATATCCGTTCCTGACCGATGCCTGTTCGGGTCATGCCTGCGATCTGCGTTACCCCGTCGATGATGCGACCGAATTCCTCAAGGTGATTTCGGAAAAATCGGCGCCGCTGTTTTCGTCGATGGAATCACTGGTGCTGGTCAACCGCGAAGCGCTGGACGAAGCCCCCGACAAGGCCAAGCAGACCTACACGATCGCGAGTGCCGATGGCATCATGGAACCGGATTCGCATACGATCGACGGCCAGCTCGCCGATTTCCTCGACAAGCCGGGCGAGCATGACACGACCATCATCTTCGTGGCCGGCCACGGCATCAACATCGATGAGGATTACTATTTCATCCCGACAGACGGCCGCAAACAGGATGCCGAACGCTGGAAACGATCCTCGCTGGTCGACTGGAGCGATATCCAGAAATCGGTCGAGCGTGCCAAGGGCATGCGCTTCATGCTGCTCGACACCTGCCACGCCGCCAATGCCTTTAACCCGCGCCTGGAGAAAGACGCGCAGGACGCCCGCATCGTCGTCTTCTCGGCCACCGCCGCCAACAATACAGCCGCCGAATTGCCGGAACTCGGCCACGGCGTCTTCACCTATTCGATCCTCGAAGGCCTTCGCGGCCAGGCAAAGACCTCCGATGGCGGCGTGACGCTGTTTGGCCTTGCCGACTATATTTCGCGCGAGGTGGTGCGGCTGACGGCGGCCCGGCAAAAGCCGTTCTACTATGTCGGCGGCGTGGAGAATATCGTTCTGGCCGAGCCATGA
- the polA gene encoding DNA polymerase I, whose protein sequence is MKKGDHLFLVDGSGYIFRAYHALPPLTRKSDGLPVGAVSGFCNMLWKLMLDARNTDVGVVPTHFAVIFDYSSKTFRNELYPEYKANRSAPPEDLIPQFGLIRQATRAFNLPCVEMEGFEADDLIATYARLAREAGGDTTVISSDKDLMQLVGDTVGMYDPMKDRQISIPEVIEKWGVPPEKMIDLQALTGDSIDNVPGVPGIGPKTAAQLLEQFGDLDTLLARAGEIKQDKRRESIIANAEKARISRQLVTLKNDVPVTEGLDDFVLHAPDGPKLIGFLKTMEFTSLTRRVAEATGTEVGDVQAVTVAVERADTAHGPDVGSGAPAKPADAKDTEEATTGAAKQGDAPSLLSAFRLEAATSRKIDTSAYHCIRDVATLKAWVAEATETGIAAFDVRATSSDPMQAELIGLSIATAPGRAGYVPFAHKSGNGDLLGGGVLENQIPLREALAVLKPLLEDKSVLKIAQNLKYDLVVMSRYGVDVAPFDDTMLISYVLDAGNSHGHGMDALAEKWLGHTPLQIKDATGSGKNSVGFDQVGIDKATAHAAEDADVTLQLWLVLKPRLAAKGLVSVYERLERPLVPVLARMEQRGISVDRQILSRLSGELAQGAARLEEEIYQLIGERINIGSPKQLGDILFGRMGLPGGSKTKTGQWSTSAQLLEDLAAEGHELPRKIVDWRQLTKLKSTYTDALPGFIHPDTKRVHTSYALAATTTGRLSSSDPNLQNIPVRTAEGRKIRTAFIADKGNRLVSADYSQIELRVLAHVAEIPQLRQAFADGADIHAITASEMFNVPVEGMPSEIRRRAKAINFGIIYGISAFGLANQLSIPREEASNYIKKYFERFPGIRDYIEETKAYAREHGFVETIFGRRIHYPDIRSSNPSLRAFNERASINARLQGTAADIIRRAMVRMDDALEKAKLSARMLLQVHDELIFETVEAEVEATIPIVRHVMENAAMPAVSMSVPLHVDARAANNWDEAH, encoded by the coding sequence ATGAAAAAAGGCGATCATCTCTTTCTTGTCGACGGCTCCGGCTACATCTTCCGTGCCTATCACGCGCTGCCGCCGCTGACCCGCAAATCTGACGGTTTGCCGGTCGGCGCCGTGTCCGGCTTCTGCAACATGCTGTGGAAGCTGATGCTGGATGCCCGCAACACCGATGTCGGGGTCGTGCCGACGCATTTTGCCGTTATTTTCGACTATTCGTCGAAAACCTTCCGCAACGAGCTCTACCCCGAATACAAGGCCAACCGCTCGGCGCCACCGGAAGACCTGATCCCGCAATTCGGCCTGATCCGCCAGGCGACCAGGGCATTCAACCTGCCTTGCGTCGAGATGGAAGGTTTCGAGGCCGACGACCTGATCGCCACCTATGCCAGGCTTGCCCGCGAGGCCGGCGGCGACACCACCGTCATCTCCTCCGACAAGGACCTGATGCAGCTGGTCGGCGATACGGTTGGCATGTACGACCCGATGAAGGACCGCCAGATCAGCATTCCCGAAGTCATCGAGAAATGGGGCGTGCCGCCGGAAAAGATGATCGACCTGCAGGCGTTGACCGGCGATTCGATCGACAACGTGCCGGGCGTGCCGGGTATCGGCCCGAAAACGGCGGCGCAACTGCTTGAACAGTTCGGCGATCTCGACACGCTGCTCGCCCGCGCCGGCGAGATCAAGCAGGACAAGCGGCGTGAATCGATCATCGCCAATGCCGAGAAAGCGCGCATTTCGCGCCAGTTGGTGACTCTGAAGAACGATGTGCCGGTCACGGAAGGGCTGGACGATTTCGTGCTGCATGCGCCGGACGGGCCGAAGCTGATCGGCTTCCTCAAGACCATGGAATTCACGTCGCTGACCCGCCGCGTGGCGGAGGCGACCGGAACAGAGGTTGGCGACGTGCAGGCCGTCACGGTGGCGGTCGAGCGTGCAGACACCGCGCACGGTCCCGATGTCGGATCGGGAGCCCCGGCCAAACCGGCTGACGCGAAAGACACCGAAGAGGCAACCACCGGTGCAGCCAAGCAAGGCGACGCGCCTTCGCTGCTGTCGGCGTTTCGTCTTGAGGCCGCGACCAGCCGCAAGATCGACACCTCGGCCTATCATTGCATTCGCGATGTCGCGACATTGAAGGCCTGGGTCGCCGAGGCCACGGAAACAGGGATTGCCGCCTTCGACGTCAGGGCAACGTCTTCCGACCCCATGCAGGCCGAACTCATCGGCCTTTCCATCGCCACGGCGCCCGGCCGCGCCGGCTACGTGCCGTTTGCCCACAAGAGCGGCAATGGCGACCTGCTCGGCGGCGGCGTGCTGGAAAACCAGATTCCGCTGCGCGAGGCGCTGGCGGTGCTGAAGCCGCTGCTCGAAGACAAGTCGGTTCTGAAGATCGCGCAGAATCTGAAATACGATCTCGTCGTGATGAGCCGCTATGGCGTCGATGTCGCGCCTTTTGACGACACCATGCTGATCTCCTACGTGCTCGATGCTGGCAACTCCCATGGCCATGGCATGGATGCGCTGGCCGAGAAATGGCTTGGCCACACCCCCCTCCAGATCAAGGACGCGACCGGTTCCGGCAAGAATTCCGTCGGCTTCGACCAGGTCGGTATCGACAAAGCGACCGCGCACGCCGCCGAGGACGCCGATGTGACGCTGCAGCTCTGGCTGGTGCTGAAGCCAAGGCTGGCCGCCAAGGGCCTGGTCTCGGTCTATGAGCGGCTGGAGCGGCCACTGGTGCCGGTGCTGGCGCGCATGGAGCAGCGCGGCATCTCGGTCGATCGGCAGATCCTGTCGCGGCTCTCCGGCGAACTGGCGCAAGGTGCGGCCCGTCTCGAAGAGGAAATCTACCAACTCATCGGCGAACGCATCAACATCGGCTCGCCAAAACAGCTCGGTGACATCCTGTTCGGGCGCATGGGCCTGCCGGGCGGCTCCAAGACCAAGACCGGCCAATGGTCGACCTCGGCGCAACTTCTGGAAGACCTCGCCGCCGAAGGCCACGAACTGCCACGCAAGATCGTCGACTGGCGCCAGCTGACCAAGCTGAAATCAACCTACACCGACGCCCTGCCCGGCTTCATCCATCCCGACACAAAGCGCGTCCACACCTCCTACGCACTGGCCGCAACGACGACGGGCCGGCTGTCATCCTCCGATCCGAACCTGCAGAACATCCCGGTGCGCACCGCCGAGGGCCGCAAGATCAGGACGGCCTTCATCGCCGACAAGGGCAATCGGCTGGTTTCGGCCGACTACAGCCAGATCGAATTGCGCGTGCTCGCCCATGTCGCCGAAATCCCGCAGCTTCGGCAGGCCTTTGCCGACGGCGCCGACATTCATGCCATCACCGCGTCGGAAATGTTCAACGTCCCGGTCGAAGGCATGCCCTCGGAGATTCGCCGCCGCGCCAAGGCGATCAATTTTGGCATCATCTATGGCATCTCGGCCTTCGGTCTCGCCAACCAGCTTTCGATCCCGCGCGAGGAAGCCAGCAACTACATCAAGAAATATTTCGAGCGCTTCCCGGGCATCCGCGACTATATCGAAGAGACCAAGGCCTATGCCCGCGAGCACGGTTTCGTCGAAACGATCTTCGGCCGCCGCATCCACTATCCGGACATCCGTTCGTCGAACCCATCGCTGCGCGCCTTCAACGAGCGCGCCTCGATAAACGCCCGCCTGCAAGGCACCGCCGCCGACATCATCCGCCGCGCCATGGTGCGCATGGACGATGCGCTGGAAAAGGCGAAGCTCTCGGCCCGCATGCTCCTGCAGGTGCATGACGAACTGATCTTCGAGACGGTCGAGGCGGAGGTAGAGGCGACGATCCCCATCGTGCGCCACGTCATGGAGAACGCGGCAATGCCGGCGGTATCAATGTCGGTGCCGCTGCATGTCGACGCCCGCGCCGCCAACAATTGGGACGAGGCGCATTAG
- a CDS encoding Fur family transcriptional regulator produces the protein MAARDVLTKNQLCVLEKLETASGPLSAYTLLDQLRERGFRAPLQVYRALDTLVKSGFVHRLESINSFVACAEPHDHNHSMTAFAICDTCGQVTEMSDHDVGHRLDEWVRSTGFAAKKAVIEFRGTCAKCLAEAA, from the coding sequence ATGGCGGCAAGGGATGTGCTGACGAAAAACCAGCTGTGCGTGCTCGAGAAGCTCGAGACCGCCAGCGGGCCGCTCAGCGCCTACACCTTGCTCGACCAGTTGCGCGAGCGTGGTTTCCGGGCGCCGTTGCAGGTCTATCGCGCACTCGACACGCTGGTGAAGTCGGGCTTCGTGCACCGGCTGGAAAGCATCAATTCCTTCGTTGCCTGCGCCGAACCGCATGACCACAACCATTCGATGACGGCCTTCGCCATTTGCGACACCTGCGGGCAGGTGACCGAAATGTCCGACCATGATGTCGGTCACCGGCTGGACGAATGGGTGCGCTCCACCGGCTTCGCCGCCAAGAAAGCGGTGATCGAGTTTCGTGGTACGTGTGCCAAGTGTTTGGCTGAAGCTGCCTAA
- a CDS encoding caspase family protein, with product MIKLTRRTLLVGTSALTMAGMVSFRAMAASRTYHALLVACTEYPALPQKNWLIGPKNDAGLVHEYLLKNVPDPVRFAPENVTLLAKDVPGASGLPTHAAIKTALAALAAKVQRDDFVYLHLSGHGAQQPEMIKGDETDGLDEIFLPVDIEKWINRDAGVPNALVDNEIGAALDAIREKGAFVWAVFDCCHSGTATRAVEVDDEMERKVEFADLVGGNDAERAAALKAYDEVTSAAASRGLDDNGARKPAFNLTPTGGEPITKGKLVAFYAAQTIETTPEMPLPKGTTDAPRFGLFTFTILSKLAENPNVTYRQLGQAVLQQYSADSRTRPTPLFEGELDARVFGTDKTDAVMQWPIVIKDGDATIGAGLLHRLTPGSKLAILPSALSPLSDAVGFLEVQSAKNLESRVKPVEFDKKPALRLADIPPNAYARVAEIAVDYKLVVARPAAAKGLEKETALVNSVLDELATAKETGFNIELVDAGKSAELRFAVMRENAIAGAAKDATDKPALWFLPASGDVTLKNGGKPPLIIIHMDDRKKLADATARNLRTIFRATGLSRLAAASDYKPEEVDVEFQIKRRDKDGLEPLQAAAVPRVSPGDEVHVLAKNGSDQLVDINVLYVGSDYSITHIVAERLAPKATLEEGLLAFTDTSFGMERMIAVLTEAPPESEKEDLSFLAQDGVAAATRGLGPASFSDMLTDIGMAPATRSVMRLADKSGPKGAVMIFPMETVPRA from the coding sequence ATGATCAAGTTGACACGGCGGACGCTGCTTGTCGGCACGTCCGCGCTGACGATGGCCGGCATGGTGTCATTCCGTGCCATGGCCGCATCGCGCACCTATCATGCGCTGCTGGTCGCCTGTACCGAATATCCGGCGCTGCCGCAGAAAAACTGGCTGATCGGACCGAAGAACGACGCCGGGCTGGTGCACGAATATCTCCTGAAGAACGTGCCCGATCCGGTTCGGTTTGCGCCGGAAAACGTCACGCTGCTCGCCAAGGATGTGCCGGGCGCCAGCGGCCTGCCGACGCATGCGGCGATCAAGACGGCACTGGCGGCGCTGGCCGCCAAGGTCCAGCGCGACGACTTCGTCTATCTCCATTTGTCCGGCCACGGCGCGCAGCAGCCGGAGATGATCAAGGGCGACGAGACCGACGGCCTCGACGAGATTTTCCTGCCCGTCGACATCGAGAAGTGGATCAACCGCGACGCAGGCGTGCCCAACGCGCTGGTCGACAATGAGATTGGCGCAGCCCTCGACGCCATCCGTGAGAAGGGCGCTTTCGTCTGGGCTGTGTTCGACTGCTGCCATTCCGGCACCGCGACGCGCGCCGTCGAAGTCGATGATGAGATGGAGCGCAAGGTCGAGTTCGCCGACCTTGTCGGCGGCAATGACGCCGAACGCGCCGCGGCCCTCAAGGCCTATGACGAGGTGACATCCGCCGCCGCATCGCGCGGTCTCGACGACAATGGCGCCCGCAAGCCGGCCTTCAACCTGACGCCTACCGGCGGCGAGCCGATCACCAAGGGCAAACTGGTCGCCTTCTATGCGGCGCAGACAATCGAGACGACGCCGGAAATGCCGCTGCCGAAGGGCACCACCGATGCACCACGCTTCGGCTTGTTCACCTTCACCATCCTGTCGAAGCTGGCCGAGAACCCCAATGTCACCTATCGCCAGCTCGGCCAGGCCGTGCTGCAGCAATATTCGGCCGACAGCCGCACCCGGCCGACGCCGCTGTTCGAGGGTGAGCTGGATGCGCGCGTGTTCGGCACCGACAAGACAGACGCCGTCATGCAGTGGCCGATCGTCATCAAGGACGGCGACGCCACCATCGGCGCCGGACTGCTGCACCGCCTCACCCCCGGCAGCAAGCTCGCCATCCTGCCGTCGGCGCTGTCACCGCTTTCCGATGCCGTCGGCTTTCTGGAAGTGCAGTCGGCGAAGAACCTGGAAAGCCGCGTCAAGCCTGTCGAGTTCGACAAGAAGCCAGCGCTCAGGCTCGCTGACATTCCCCCCAATGCCTATGCGCGGGTGGCCGAGATCGCTGTGGACTACAAGCTTGTCGTGGCCCGCCCCGCTGCCGCCAAGGGACTTGAGAAGGAAACCGCGCTGGTCAACTCGGTTCTCGACGAACTGGCCACGGCCAAGGAAACCGGCTTCAATATCGAGCTGGTCGACGCCGGTAAAAGCGCCGAGCTGCGCTTCGCCGTGATGCGCGAGAATGCCATTGCCGGTGCCGCCAAGGACGCGACCGACAAGCCGGCACTTTGGTTCCTGCCGGCGTCGGGCGACGTGACCTTGAAGAACGGCGGCAAGCCGCCGCTGATCATCATTCACATGGACGACCGCAAGAAGCTGGCCGATGCAACGGCCAGGAACCTGCGCACGATCTTCCGTGCCACCGGGCTTTCGCGGCTGGCCGCGGCATCCGACTACAAGCCCGAAGAGGTCGACGTCGAATTCCAGATCAAACGGCGCGACAAGGACGGCCTTGAGCCGTTGCAGGCCGCGGCGGTGCCGCGCGTATCGCCGGGCGATGAGGTGCATGTCCTGGCTAAGAACGGCTCGGACCAGCTGGTCGACATCAACGTGCTCTACGTCGGCAGCGATTATTCGATCACCCACATCGTCGCCGAGCGTCTCGCACCGAAGGCAACGCTTGAAGAGGGGCTGCTGGCCTTTACCGACACCAGCTTCGGCATGGAGCGGATGATCGCGGTTCTGACCGAGGCGCCGCCGGAGAGCGAGAAGGAAGACCTGAGCTTCCTGGCGCAGGATGGCGTCGCCGCCGCGACACGCGGGCTGGGCCCAGCCAGCTTCTCCGACATGCTGACCGACATCGGCATGGCGCCGGCAACGCGCTCGGTCATGCGGCTTGCCGACAAGAGCGGGCCGAAGGGCGCGGTGATGATCTTCCCTATGGAAACGGTGCCCCGCGCCTGA
- a CDS encoding M20/M25/M40 family metallo-hydrolase produces MSSVSPVLDRLDKNLDQSLERLFGLLRIKSISTDPAYAADCRKAAEWLVAELKLIGFDASVRDTPGHPMVVAHHDGPAGSPHVLFYGHYDVQPVDPIELWESDPFAPAVKEVGPGHKVITGRGSADDKGQLMTFVEACRAWKQVHGNLPCRITILFEGEEESGSPSLKPFLEANADELKADFALVCDTGMWDRDTPSICVGLRGLVGEEITVKAADRDLHSGLYGGAAANPIRILAKILADIHDKDGHITIPGFYDGVEETPSQILKSWETLGETAETFLGPVGLSIPSGEKGRSVLELTWARPTAEFNGIIGGYTGKGFKTVIAAEASSKVSFRLVHKQDPGKIRDAFQAFVKARIPADCSVEFHPHGGSPAIQLSYDSPFLAKAKNALSDEWPKPAVTTGSGGSIPVVGDFQTYLGMESLLVGFGLDDDRIHSPNEKYELSSFHKGQRSWARILEALTH; encoded by the coding sequence ATGTCATCCGTTTCCCCCGTCCTCGACCGCCTCGACAAGAATCTCGACCAGAGCCTGGAGCGCCTGTTCGGCCTGCTCAGGATCAAGTCGATCTCCACCGATCCGGCCTATGCCGCCGACTGCCGCAAGGCAGCCGAATGGCTGGTGGCCGAACTCAAGCTGATCGGATTCGACGCGAGTGTCCGCGACACACCCGGTCACCCGATGGTGGTCGCGCATCATGACGGCCCGGCCGGTTCGCCGCACGTGCTGTTCTACGGCCATTACGATGTGCAGCCGGTCGATCCGATCGAACTGTGGGAAAGCGACCCGTTCGCGCCCGCGGTCAAGGAGGTCGGGCCTGGCCACAAGGTGATCACCGGGCGCGGCTCCGCCGACGACAAGGGCCAGCTCATGACCTTCGTCGAAGCCTGCCGCGCCTGGAAGCAGGTGCATGGCAACCTGCCGTGCCGCATCACCATCCTGTTCGAGGGCGAGGAGGAGTCCGGTTCGCCGTCGCTGAAGCCGTTCCTCGAAGCCAACGCGGACGAACTCAAGGCCGATTTCGCGCTGGTCTGCGATACCGGCATGTGGGACCGCGACACGCCTTCGATCTGCGTCGGGCTGCGCGGGCTGGTCGGCGAGGAAATCACCGTGAAGGCGGCTGATCGCGACCTGCATTCCGGTCTCTACGGCGGTGCCGCCGCCAACCCGATCCGTATCCTGGCCAAGATCCTTGCCGATATCCACGACAAGGACGGCCATATCACCATTCCCGGTTTCTATGACGGGGTCGAGGAGACACCATCGCAGATCCTGAAATCATGGGAGACGCTGGGCGAGACCGCCGAGACATTCCTTGGGCCTGTCGGCCTTTCCATCCCGTCCGGCGAAAAAGGCCGCTCGGTGCTGGAGCTGACCTGGGCAAGGCCAACGGCCGAGTTCAACGGCATCATCGGCGGCTATACCGGCAAGGGATTCAAGACGGTGATCGCGGCGGAGGCTTCGTCGAAGGTCTCGTTCCGTCTCGTCCACAAGCAGGACCCCGGAAAAATCCGCGACGCCTTCCAGGCCTTCGTCAAGGCGCGCATTCCGGCTGACTGTTCGGTGGAGTTCCACCCGCATGGCGGCTCGCCGGCGATCCAGCTTTCCTATGACTCGCCCTTCCTGGCCAAGGCCAAGAATGCGCTGTCGGATGAGTGGCCAAAGCCGGCGGTGACGACGGGCAGCGGCGGCTCGATCCCGGTGGTCGGCGATTTCCAGACCTATCTCGGCATGGAATCGCTGCTGGTCGGGTTCGGCCTCGACGACGACCGCATCCACTCGCCCAACGAGAAGTATGAATTGAGCTCGTTCCACAAGGGACAGCGCTCATGGGCGCGTATTCTGGAAGCATTGACGCACTGA
- a CDS encoding GlsB/YeaQ/YmgE family stress response membrane protein — protein MGVESLLVFIIIGAIAGWLAGLIVSGFGFGLIGNIIVGIVGAFIAGWLFPRIGFSIGGGILASIIHATLGAIILLVLVKVLKRA, from the coding sequence ATGGGTGTCGAAAGCCTGCTCGTCTTCATCATCATTGGTGCCATCGCCGGCTGGCTCGCCGGTCTCATCGTCTCAGGATTTGGCTTCGGCCTGATCGGTAACATCATCGTCGGTATCGTCGGTGCGTTTATCGCCGGCTGGCTTTTCCCGAGAATCGGATTCTCCATCGGTGGCGGCATTCTCGCCTCCATCATCCACGCCACACTCGGCGCCATCATCCTGCTGGTGCTGGTCAAGGTTTTGAAACGAGCGTGA